A genomic region of Nymphaea colorata isolate Beijing-Zhang1983 chromosome 2, ASM883128v2, whole genome shotgun sequence contains the following coding sequences:
- the LOC116249202 gene encoding chaperone protein dnaJ C76, chloroplastic isoform X2, which produces MMCARTGILVNGFSFSHNRQGNTRKLGPRSIRKQSTGLSIKSCRVDGNSWSSVDYDLYELLGVDPHSDQSVIREAYRSLQKRCHPDIAGPAGHDMAIILNQAYSLLSDPLSRLLYDQEQAKMVEFNGYTGNPVYSVWMGSEKEDRAVFVDEVKCVGCLKCALLAERTFGIESVYGRARVVAQWADPAHIIEDAIRACPVDCISVVKRSDLAALEFLMSKQPRGNVRVGSDGTAGKRVANVFVDANKFQSRFKEMKEKAQKPHSQPDPQRAARMAAIQAIKSISGWWQFQSFVTTKNKRRNNVHGTPGTIVRTRRLLPGTDKLREAAARRRAGEDVGRTYRKKTTSLVDEEYWTPMRTLPAPIQSCESTRSHEQVTQVETENVNNLEGKNQSRQPTEKHRDHRITIIPLVAAGIAAIVTRLDGGSSMSSGLKEHLAGATALQIVNSLWLQVFLAATTWYVVGFMVVSLVSSVQKQRSE; this is translated from the exons ATGATGTGTGCAAGGACGGGCATCCTGGTTAATGGCTTCTCCTTCTCCCACAACAGACAAGGAAATACCAGGAAACTCGGACCCCGTTCGATCAGAAAACAATCAACAGGCTTGTCCATCAAGAGTTGCAGAGTGGATGGCAACTCATGGAGCAGTGTTGATTACGATCTCTATGAGTTGCTCGGCGTGGATCCTCACTCAGACCAATCCGTCATCCGGGAAGCATACCGGTCACTGCAGAAGCGGTGCCATCCCGACATCGCCGGGCCGGCCGGCCATGACATGGCCATAATTCTCAACCAGGCCTACTCCCTCCTTTCGGATCCACTTTCTCGGCTTCTTTATGATCAG GAACAAGCAAAGATGGTGGAGTTCAATGGGTATACAGGGAACCCGGTCTACTCGGTCTGGATGGGCTCGGAGAAGGAAGACCGGGCTGTGTTCGTAGACGAAGTCAAATGCGTCGGGTGCCTGAAATGTGCACTCCTTGCTGAACGGACTTTTGGCATCGAGTCAGTATACGGCCGAGCCCGGGTTGTAGCCCAGTGGGCCGATCCAGCCCACATCATAGAAGATGCTATCAGGGCATGTCCAGTTGACTGCATCTC TGTTGTGAAAAGATCAGACCTGGCTGCCCTGGAGTTCCTCATGTCCAAGCAACCACGTGGTAATGTGAGAGTGGGTTCAGACGGCACGGCGGGGAAACGCGTTGCGAATGTGTTCGTCGACGCCAACAAATTCCAGAGCAGGTTCAAGGAGATGAAAGAAAAAGCCCAGAAACCACACTCACAG CCTGATCCCCAAAGAGCAGCGAGAATGGCAGCTATTCAAGCAATCAAATCAATCTCAGGTTGGTGGCAGTTCCAGTCCTTCGTAACCACAAAAAACAAGAGAAGGAACAACGTTCATGGCACTCCAGGTACCATTGTAAGAACAAGAAGGCTACTGCCAGGAACGGACAAACTTAGAGAAGCTGCAGCAAGGCGCCGTGCTGGGGAGGACGTAGGAAGAACATATCGCAAGAAGACAACCTCGTTGGTTGATGAGGAGTATTGGACCCCAATGCGCACTCTTCCAGCTCCAATCCAGAGCTGCGAGTCCACTCGGAGTCATGAACAAGTTACTCAAGTAGAGACAGAGAATGTGAACAATCTTGAAGGGAAGAATCAATCGAGGCAACCCACAGAAAAACATAGAGATCACAGGATCACAATTATCCCACTTGTTGCAGCTGGAATTGCAGCTATAGTTACCCGATTAGATGGAGGAAGCAGCATGAGCAGTGGCCTAAAAGAGCATCTAGCTGGGGCAACGGCATTGCAGATCGTAAATAGCTTGTGGTTGCAGGTTTTCTTAGCCGCAACTACCTGGTATGTTGTTGGGTTCATGGTGGTATCCCTTGTCAGCAGCGTCCAAAAACAAAGATCGGAGTAA
- the LOC116249202 gene encoding chaperone protein dnaJ C76, chloroplastic isoform X1, translated as MMCARTGILVNGFSFSHNRQGNTRKLGPRSIRKQSTGLSIKSCRVDGNSWSSVDYDLYELLGVDPHSDQSVIREAYRSLQKRCHPDIAGPAGHDMAIILNQAYSLLSDPLSRLLYDQEQAKMVEFNGYTGNPVYSVWMGSEKEDRAVFVDEVKCVGCLKCALLAERTFGIESVYGRARVVAQWADPAHIIEDAIRACPVDCISVVKRSDLAALEFLMSKQPRGNVRVGSDGTAGKRVANVFVDANKFQSRFKEMKEKAQKPHSQQPDPQRAARMAAIQAIKSISGWWQFQSFVTTKNKRRNNVHGTPGTIVRTRRLLPGTDKLREAAARRRAGEDVGRTYRKKTTSLVDEEYWTPMRTLPAPIQSCESTRSHEQVTQVETENVNNLEGKNQSRQPTEKHRDHRITIIPLVAAGIAAIVTRLDGGSSMSSGLKEHLAGATALQIVNSLWLQVFLAATTWYVVGFMVVSLVSSVQKQRSE; from the exons ATGATGTGTGCAAGGACGGGCATCCTGGTTAATGGCTTCTCCTTCTCCCACAACAGACAAGGAAATACCAGGAAACTCGGACCCCGTTCGATCAGAAAACAATCAACAGGCTTGTCCATCAAGAGTTGCAGAGTGGATGGCAACTCATGGAGCAGTGTTGATTACGATCTCTATGAGTTGCTCGGCGTGGATCCTCACTCAGACCAATCCGTCATCCGGGAAGCATACCGGTCACTGCAGAAGCGGTGCCATCCCGACATCGCCGGGCCGGCCGGCCATGACATGGCCATAATTCTCAACCAGGCCTACTCCCTCCTTTCGGATCCACTTTCTCGGCTTCTTTATGATCAG GAACAAGCAAAGATGGTGGAGTTCAATGGGTATACAGGGAACCCGGTCTACTCGGTCTGGATGGGCTCGGAGAAGGAAGACCGGGCTGTGTTCGTAGACGAAGTCAAATGCGTCGGGTGCCTGAAATGTGCACTCCTTGCTGAACGGACTTTTGGCATCGAGTCAGTATACGGCCGAGCCCGGGTTGTAGCCCAGTGGGCCGATCCAGCCCACATCATAGAAGATGCTATCAGGGCATGTCCAGTTGACTGCATCTC TGTTGTGAAAAGATCAGACCTGGCTGCCCTGGAGTTCCTCATGTCCAAGCAACCACGTGGTAATGTGAGAGTGGGTTCAGACGGCACGGCGGGGAAACGCGTTGCGAATGTGTTCGTCGACGCCAACAAATTCCAGAGCAGGTTCAAGGAGATGAAAGAAAAAGCCCAGAAACCACACTCACAG CAGCCTGATCCCCAAAGAGCAGCGAGAATGGCAGCTATTCAAGCAATCAAATCAATCTCAGGTTGGTGGCAGTTCCAGTCCTTCGTAACCACAAAAAACAAGAGAAGGAACAACGTTCATGGCACTCCAGGTACCATTGTAAGAACAAGAAGGCTACTGCCAGGAACGGACAAACTTAGAGAAGCTGCAGCAAGGCGCCGTGCTGGGGAGGACGTAGGAAGAACATATCGCAAGAAGACAACCTCGTTGGTTGATGAGGAGTATTGGACCCCAATGCGCACTCTTCCAGCTCCAATCCAGAGCTGCGAGTCCACTCGGAGTCATGAACAAGTTACTCAAGTAGAGACAGAGAATGTGAACAATCTTGAAGGGAAGAATCAATCGAGGCAACCCACAGAAAAACATAGAGATCACAGGATCACAATTATCCCACTTGTTGCAGCTGGAATTGCAGCTATAGTTACCCGATTAGATGGAGGAAGCAGCATGAGCAGTGGCCTAAAAGAGCATCTAGCTGGGGCAACGGCATTGCAGATCGTAAATAGCTTGTGGTTGCAGGTTTTCTTAGCCGCAACTACCTGGTATGTTGTTGGGTTCATGGTGGTATCCCTTGTCAGCAGCGTCCAAAAACAAAGATCGGAGTAA
- the LOC116248678 gene encoding uncharacterized protein LOC116248678 codes for MPFSSRAGMSLKRSGHRDGNARDMSGDFSELRLNSSAPNSSLVPSSSSPSSSSGVSYIEHRVSRFDTLAGIAIKYGVEVSDIKRLNGLVTDLQMFAHKTLQIPLPGRHPPSPILSNGSADQEKGSSLRTPPRYPQRALLKDFQSPKPQRKVSPAMSSLQGYYGLVPSVGNGGNATEGTEMTLYRITSSQVSRDEPPSSPKANGTAGSSLGRHRKSRSLVDVSQAENGESTEDVMVAEAGDNDVEKSSEKSVRRRQKADADGASPSPALILKEENSGGFLGRFGRGLALRPKSASKANLAGIDMETTSNGHAHYAGDSSMASGFAGVRRSSSTSNLQESFENVASSWSATKWLKPDLQALSAVAITRPIFDGLPKPISGKRNKAALD; via the exons ATGCCATTTAGTTCTCGCGCAGGCATGTCGTTGAAGCGCTCCG GTCACCGAGATGGAAACGCTCGGGATATGTCTGGCGATTTTTCTGAACTGAGGTTGAATTCGAGCGCGCCGAATTCTTCATTGGTTCCTTCGTCTTCATCACCGTCATCATCTTCTGGTGTCAGTTACATTGAGCATCGCGTTTCTAGGTTTGACACTCTTGCCGGCATAGCCATCAAGTATGGTGTAGAG GTTTCAGACATAAAACGCCTAAATGGTTTGGTTAcagatcttcaaatgtttgctCATAAAACATTGCAGATACCTCTACCAGGAAGGCATCCCCCATCTCCGATCTTATCAAATGGATCTGCTGACCAAGA AAAGGGAAGCAGCCTAAGAACCCCTCCAAGATATCCACAGAGAGCTTTGCTTAAGGACTTCCAATCACCTAAACCACAACGAAAAGTTTCTCCAGCAATGAGCAGTTTACAAGGTTACTATGGTCTGGTGCCTTCTGTTGGCAACGGCGGTAATGCCACTGAAGGTACAGAAATGACTCTATATAGAATAACGAGCAGTCAGGTCTCACGAGATGAACCTCCTTCATCCCCCAAGGCAAATGGGACGGCTGGTTCATCCTTAGGCAGACACAGGAAATCCCGAAGCTTGGTGGATGTGTCTCAGGCAGAGAATGGTGAATCCACGGAGGATGTCATGGTTGCAGAAGCTGGTGATAATGATGTGGAGAAGTCAAGTGAGAAATCTGTCAGGAGACGCCAGAAGGCTGATGCTGATGGAGCTTCTCCAAGCCCAGCATTGATACTTAAGGAAGAAAACAGTGGTGGGTTCTTGGGGAGGTTCGGTAGAGGCCTGGCTCTCAGGCCAAAATCTGCAAGCAAAGCAAACCTAGCAGGTATTGATATGGAAACTACTAGCAATGGTCATGCACATTACGCTGGGGACTCTTCCATGGCCAGTGGATTTGCTGGGGTCCGGCGCTCATCAAGCACCTCCAACCTGCAAGAGTCCTTTGAGAATGTTGCTTCAAGCTGGTCAGCAACCAAGTGGCTGAAACCCGATCTACAGGCTCTTTCAGCAGTTGCAATCACCAGACCAATATTTGACGGCTTGCCAAAGCCTATAAGTGGAAAACGTAACAAGGCTGCTCTTGATTAA